The DNA region AGGTCTAGGAGCAGCAGCATCCTTGGTCTCGATGCTGAATTGACCGTCCCGAAGCTCCagaaggaggcaggcagggccacaGGGTCCTTGACTAATGCAGGTCAGGATCAGTTATTATTCATAATCCACCAGGAGGCTGGGGGTCAGAGGTTGGGGGTCAGAGGCCATAAGGGGtacactgcccctcctcaggccccAAGGCTACAGAGAGGGTCAGGGCTTCAGCACACCTGGGAAGAACACAGTAGTGAGGGTGTCCGGAGCCCGCAGGTGGTCAATGAGGATGCGCTGGAAGGCCTTACTGCAGGCGGACTCCTGGTGCCTGGGGAGGGCCATGGAGTGGACTTGATCTTCCCCAAAGATCAATCCCACCCCAGTCCTGCTGTCTGGATTCAGATCCCAGTCCTTCCTCATACTATCTCTGAACCTTAgctttctcttctgtgaaatgggacaaTAGTGTCTACTGTGCTAGATactgtgaggattacatgaaGTAACACACAAGTGCTTGGCATAGGATGTGACACAATGGTGACGGTGTATATTCACTGAGCATCTTCTATGTACCTGGCTGTGTTCGGTTCTTTGCATATCATCTCATTCAGCTCAAATGAAGATGGAACTGTTATCACTCCCATTTTGGAAAGGAGGCCACTAGGGTACAGAGGGATTAAGTAATTCTtctaggtcacacagccagtgagtagGAGAGGAGGATttggacccaggcctgactcacTCCAGGGCCCATACTCCATAAACATTAGTTGTTAGACGGCCATTCATACCTTCTCCAGGAGGACTCATCCCGCCAGAACTCGTACAGGGTGAAGGAGGCATTGTCTAGCATCTTCTGAGCAGACACACTGTAGAGCCAAAGAGAtgaccaggccaggcctgggctgcaACCACTGCTGCCCACCCCGGCAGGGGTATCTAATGGGAACCTTGGCCCAAAATGCTCAGCCCCTGTGTTCCTCCCTGCTCATTCCCCGCCTTGGCCGGCCCACCAGGAGGCTAGGAACTCACTGCAGGCAATGGCTCTGGGCCCCTGTGAAGTCCACGTAGCAGTGCAGGGCCCGGGAGAAGTCCTGCAGGGCTTCTTCTGCCACGGGAACCTGCCTCTGGGACACGAGGATGTGCTGGCAAGAGAGGTGGCCCAGTCAGCCCGGGCAGCGCAGGACACAGGTGACGGACTGGCTGAAGCCGCCAGGAGGGCCCCGCCCTGCTTGACTTGCATCAGACGTGGCCTACCCTGAGGTCGGGCTCCTGCCCCAACATCCCGGACTCCATCCTCCTCTCCCCATCACCAAGGGTGCTGCCTTGAAGCAGTCATTGTCTCTCCTGCAGTATGCCACCACTTCTTACTGCCCCCTCCAGCCTCCGTCCACACTGCCCGACTCAGAAATGCAGAGAAGGGAAACTGAtgcccagagaggggcagtggTTTCTGTGGAGTCACAGAGCAAGGACCAGAACCCAGCAcctgcctgccaggcctgggggatgCGGGCTGGGCCAAAGCTGAGAAATCGGAGATGTGTGCAGGGCAGAGGCCGGGTGGGTAGCTGGCTCTGTGAGCGCCCTCACTTCGTGATACCCAGCCCCTGATACCCAGctgcctctccctttcccagACTCACCGAGTTGGGTCCCTTGGTAAGCTCCTCTTCATGTAGGGGTTCCAGGAGGGGGGCCTGTGAGGGACACAGAGTGTGGGTCAGGCACCCAGCATGTGCATATCTTGGGCAGATTCCAGGAAGGCCCACCCCCGTGGGGCACTGGCCACTCAGCTGCTCACCTTGCACTCGAGTTGGTCGATGAGCTCCTGGAGACGATTAACCTGGAGCCGCCACTGCATCTCAGCCTCTGAACTCTGCCCTGGGGTGGAGCCCATGGGGGAATTCAGGCTGGGAGGTCCCTCAGGATGAACTGAGGGGCAGTGGAGGAGCAGGCATTGGGGGCACTGCTCTGGAcctcctcagccagccctcccacccaccacagcaCACCTGCGTCAGAGGAGCCAGGAGACCAGGTGGGTGACCGGCTGACGCTCCACAAGGCCCTGCGCCCTGCCCGCCGGCTGCCACGGGGCCTGCTCTGCACCTTCACTCTCTCTTCATCTGACCTAAGGG from Eptesicus fuscus isolate TK198812 chromosome 12, DD_ASM_mEF_20220401, whole genome shotgun sequence includes:
- the NECAB3 gene encoding N-terminal EF-hand calcium-binding protein 3 isoform X2; its protein translation is MACAGLLTVCLVRQPAPQPPRSPTPATGSAGHALFQDVFRRADKNDDGKLSFEEFQNYFADGVLSAGELRELFSGIDGRSTDNLETEKLCDYFSEHLGVYRPVLAALESLNRAVLTAMDTTKLEYERASKVDQFVTRFLLRETVSQLQALQSSLEGASETLEAQAQTRGPRSDEERVKVQSRPRGSRRAGRRALWSVSRSPTWSPGSSDAGQSSEAEMQWRLQVNRLQELIDQLECKAPLLEPLHEEELTKGPNSHILVSQRQVPVAEEALQDFSRALHCYVDFTGAQSHCLHVSAQKMLDNASFTLYEFWRDESSWRRHQESACSKAFQRILIDHLRAPDTLTTVFFPASWWIMNNN
- the NECAB3 gene encoding N-terminal EF-hand calcium-binding protein 3 isoform X1, whose protein sequence is MACAGLLTVCLVRQPAPQPPRSPTPATGSAGHALFQDVFRRADKNDDGKLSFEEFQNYFADGVLSAGELRELFSGIDGRSTDNLETEKLCDYFSEHLGVYRPVLAALESLNRAVLTAMDTTKLEYERASKVDQFVTRFLLRETVSQLQALQSSLEGASETLEAQAQTRGPRSDEERVKVQSRPRGSRRAGRRALWSVSRSPTWSPGSSDAVHPEGPPSLNSPMGSTPGQSSEAEMQWRLQVNRLQELIDQLECKAPLLEPLHEEELTKGPNSHILVSQRQVPVAEEALQDFSRALHCYVDFTGAQSHCLHVSAQKMLDNASFTLYEFWRDESSWRRHQESACSKAFQRILIDHLRAPDTLTTVFFPASWWIMNNN